From Streptomyces durmitorensis, a single genomic window includes:
- a CDS encoding polysaccharide deacetylase family protein — MQLVRQNDKFRARRKARRPVPARVPARVRGRVRAGAAVLTVAAIASGCASGADGGANPAPGQQRLDAPPARALDSYAQKLRVAQVARAAAAKRWGLAKTPLTAPAAPAVKPKITTRKGFEVKGQAGLPPVFTTIPTKKKIVFLTIDDGAEKDPALLKMMSDLKIPYTAFLSDYLVKEDYGYFKKMQSRGVALNNHTLNHRYLPGLSYEGQRREICGMQNVIHKRYGKRPELFRPPYGNYNVDSLRAAKSCGIKAVPLWASEAFPHRMDWREWDKDLHPGDIILTHFRGREDWKGTMPDMVRKVMKTVTDKGYAVARLEDYL; from the coding sequence ATGCAACTAGTACGACAAAACGACAAATTCAGGGCGAGACGGAAGGCGCGGAGGCCTGTCCCGGCCCGGGTCCCGGCCCGGGTCAGGGGCCGGGTACGGGCCGGGGCGGCCGTGCTCACCGTCGCCGCGATCGCCTCCGGCTGTGCGTCGGGCGCCGACGGCGGGGCGAATCCCGCCCCCGGTCAGCAGCGCCTGGACGCGCCGCCCGCCCGCGCCCTCGACTCCTACGCCCAGAAACTCCGCGTCGCCCAGGTCGCCCGCGCCGCCGCCGCGAAGCGCTGGGGCCTGGCGAAGACCCCGCTGACCGCGCCGGCCGCCCCGGCCGTGAAGCCGAAGATCACCACCCGCAAGGGATTCGAGGTCAAGGGGCAGGCGGGGCTGCCGCCCGTCTTCACGACCATCCCGACCAAGAAGAAGATCGTCTTCCTGACCATCGACGACGGCGCCGAGAAGGACCCGGCGCTGCTCAAGATGATGAGCGACCTGAAGATCCCGTACACCGCGTTCCTCAGCGACTACCTGGTCAAGGAGGACTACGGCTACTTCAAGAAGATGCAGTCCCGCGGGGTCGCGCTGAACAACCACACCCTCAACCACCGCTACCTGCCGGGGCTTTCGTACGAGGGTCAGCGCCGCGAGATCTGCGGCATGCAAAACGTCATCCACAAGCGCTACGGCAAGCGGCCCGAGCTCTTCCGCCCGCCGTACGGCAACTACAACGTGGATTCGCTGCGCGCCGCCAAGTCCTGCGGCATCAAGGCGGTCCCGCTGTGGGCCTCCGAGGCCTTCCCCCACCGCATGGACTGGCGCGAGTGGGACAAGGACCTGCACCCCGGCGACATCATCCTCACGCACTTCCGGGGGCGCGAGGACTGGAAGGGCACGATGCCGGACATGGTCCGCAAGGTCATGAAGACCGTCACCGACAAGGGGTACGCGGTGGCCAGGCTGGAGGACTACCTGTGA
- a CDS encoding THUMP-like domain-containing protein, whose product MGRVNDLDRDSTALTSFSALLTAEGRALLDLDEVREADPARELAVATRLRREHPAELVTAVLAQARLRRRAVAKFGAQDAGRMFFTPNGVEQATRTSVAVHRAESFRSLGVRSVADLCCGIGGDAIALARAGIAVLAVDRDPLTCAVARANAEALGLDGLIEVREADVTEVDTAAHDAVFVDPARRGGRGRIFDPEAYSPPLSWAVEAARKAPHAALKIAPGIPHEAVPAEAAAEWISDGGDVKEAVLWFGTDTPSSHRATLLPSGVSVASSLAEMLPDPAVRPVGRYLYEPDGAVIRAHLVAEVAARVEGGLIDETIAYVTSDALHATPYAVAYEITDQLPFGVKKLKAVLREREVGILTVKKRGSAVEPEELRRKVKPQGKNSATVFLTRVAGAPAMLIGHPAVVD is encoded by the coding sequence ATGGGCCGGGTGAACGACCTCGACCGCGACTCGACCGCCCTGACCTCCTTCTCCGCGCTGCTCACCGCCGAAGGCCGGGCCCTGCTCGATCTCGACGAGGTGCGCGAAGCCGATCCGGCCCGGGAGCTGGCCGTCGCCACCCGACTGCGCCGCGAGCACCCGGCGGAGCTGGTCACGGCGGTGCTCGCGCAGGCGCGGCTGCGGCGGCGGGCGGTGGCGAAGTTCGGCGCGCAGGACGCGGGGCGGATGTTCTTCACGCCGAACGGTGTCGAGCAGGCGACCCGCACGAGCGTGGCCGTGCACCGCGCCGAGAGCTTCAGGTCCCTCGGCGTACGGAGCGTGGCCGATCTCTGCTGCGGCATCGGCGGTGACGCGATCGCCCTCGCGCGCGCTGGGATCGCCGTCCTCGCCGTGGACCGTGACCCGCTGACCTGCGCGGTGGCGCGCGCGAACGCGGAGGCGCTTGGGCTCGACGGCCTCATCGAGGTGCGCGAGGCCGATGTCACCGAGGTCGACACGGCCGCCCACGACGCGGTCTTCGTGGACCCGGCGCGGCGTGGCGGGCGGGGCCGCATCTTCGACCCCGAGGCCTACTCCCCGCCCCTCTCCTGGGCCGTCGAGGCCGCCCGCAAGGCCCCGCACGCGGCGCTGAAGATCGCTCCCGGCATTCCGCACGAGGCGGTTCCCGCCGAGGCCGCTGCGGAGTGGATCTCGGACGGCGGGGACGTGAAGGAGGCCGTGCTGTGGTTCGGCACGGACACCCCGTCCTCGCACCGCGCGACGCTGCTGCCCTCGGGAGTCTCGGTCGCGTCCTCCCTCGCCGAGATGCTCCCCGACCCGGCGGTGCGACCCGTCGGACGCTATCTGTACGAGCCGGACGGCGCCGTCATCCGTGCGCATCTGGTGGCGGAGGTGGCCGCGCGGGTGGAGGGCGGCCTGATCGACGAGACCATCGCGTACGTCACCTCCGACGCGCTGCACGCGACGCCGTACGCGGTGGCGTACGAGATCACCGATCAACTGCCCTTCGGCGTCAAGAAGTTGAAGGCGGTGCTGCGGGAGCGGGAGGTCGGGATCCTGACGGTGAAGAAGCGGGGGTCCGCGGTGGAGCCGGAGGAGCTGCGGCGGAAGGTGAAGCCGCAGGGCAAGAACTCGGCCACCGTGTTCCTCACCCGGGTGGCGGGTGCGCCGGCGATGCTGATCGGGCACCCGGCGGTGGTGGACTGA
- a CDS encoding RNA polymerase sigma factor translates to MAVTAHSSEHPRQDAPRNAIETVFRIESPRLIAGVARIVRDVGIAEELAQDALVAALEQWPKTGVPDNPGAWLTTTAKRRAIDLVRRRERYARKLEEMGRDLETAPPHVDEPADSVDPDHIDDDLLRLVFTACHPVLSAEARIALTLRLLGGLTTAEIARAMLVPEATVAQRVVRAKRTLAAKGVAFEVPYGAEREARLGSVLEVIYLIFNEGYAATAGDDWLRPSLCEDALRLARVLAGLMPREAEVHGLAALLELQTSRAAARTGPKGEPVLLADQDRRHWNRPLIRRGFAALARARAVSTGGPGPYELQAAIAACHANAASYEETDWPQIAALYGLLAARTPSPVIELNRAVAVSMASGPAQALRLVDALADEPALKDYHLLPSVRGDLLARLGRGAEARAEFERAAGLTRNERERELLLGRAESCSPSGV, encoded by the coding sequence GTGGCCGTGACGGCCCACTCCTCAGAGCACCCTCGCCAGGACGCTCCCCGCAACGCCATCGAGACCGTCTTCCGGATCGAGTCCCCGCGCCTCATCGCCGGTGTCGCGCGGATCGTGCGCGACGTGGGCATCGCGGAGGAGCTGGCGCAGGACGCGCTGGTCGCCGCCCTCGAACAGTGGCCGAAGACCGGCGTCCCCGACAATCCGGGCGCCTGGCTGACGACCACCGCCAAGCGCCGCGCCATCGACCTCGTACGCCGCAGGGAGCGCTACGCGCGCAAGTTGGAGGAGATGGGCCGCGACCTGGAGACGGCCCCGCCCCACGTCGACGAACCCGCGGACTCCGTCGACCCTGACCACATCGACGACGACCTCCTGCGCCTCGTCTTCACCGCCTGCCACCCGGTGCTCTCCGCCGAGGCCCGCATCGCACTCACCCTGCGGCTGCTCGGCGGCCTCACGACGGCGGAGATCGCCCGCGCGATGCTGGTCCCCGAGGCGACGGTGGCCCAGCGCGTCGTGCGCGCGAAGCGCACGCTCGCCGCCAAGGGCGTGGCCTTCGAAGTGCCGTACGGAGCCGAGCGCGAGGCCAGGCTCGGATCGGTGCTCGAAGTCATCTACCTCATCTTCAACGAGGGCTACGCGGCCACGGCGGGCGACGACTGGCTGCGCCCCTCCTTGTGCGAGGACGCGCTGCGCCTCGCCCGGGTGCTGGCAGGGCTGATGCCGCGGGAGGCCGAAGTGCACGGCCTGGCGGCGCTGTTGGAGCTCCAGACGTCCCGCGCGGCGGCGCGGACTGGCCCGAAGGGCGAGCCGGTGCTCCTCGCGGACCAGGACCGCCGCCACTGGAACCGGCCGCTGATCCGGCGGGGCTTCGCGGCACTCGCCCGCGCGCGGGCCGTGTCGACGGGTGGCCCCGGCCCCTACGAGCTCCAGGCCGCGATCGCCGCCTGCCACGCGAACGCCGCGTCGTACGAGGAGACGGACTGGCCCCAGATCGCCGCCCTGTACGGCCTGCTGGCCGCCCGCACTCCGTCACCGGTGATCGAACTGAACCGCGCGGTGGCGGTGTCGATGGCATCGGGCCCGGCTCAGGCGCTGCGTCTGGTGGACGCGCTCGCGGACGAACCCGCCCTGAAGGACTACCACTTGCTGCCCAGCGTGCGGGGCGACCTGCTGGCCCGCCTCGGGCGCGGCGCGGAGGCGCGGGCGGAGTTCGAGCGTGCGGCGGGGCTCACGCGCAATGAGCGGGAGCGGGAGTTGCTGCTGGGGCGGGCGGAATCTTGTAGCCCGTCCGGCGTTTGA
- a CDS encoding YciI family protein encodes MPRYLTMIRVDEKNSPEGGPSPEMGERMGALLEEITKAGVMLETAGLTPNAEGTRVHWEGGRLSVTDGPFTEAKEVVGGYSITQCKDRAEAVEWASRFLKVHDEQWTVTAEVREIIEG; translated from the coding sequence ATGCCGCGCTACCTGACGATGATCCGCGTCGACGAGAAGAACTCCCCCGAGGGCGGCCCGAGCCCCGAGATGGGCGAGCGCATGGGTGCGCTCCTCGAAGAGATCACCAAGGCCGGGGTGATGCTCGAGACCGCCGGCCTCACGCCGAACGCCGAGGGCACCCGTGTCCACTGGGAGGGCGGCCGGCTGTCCGTCACCGACGGGCCGTTCACCGAGGCCAAGGAGGTCGTCGGCGGCTACTCGATCACCCAGTGCAAGGACAGGGCCGAGGCGGTCGAGTGGGCGAGCCGGTTCCTGAAGGTCCACGACGAGCAGTGGACCGTGACGGCGGAGGTCCGGGAGATCATCGAGGGCTGA
- a CDS encoding MFS transporter gives MVNPADSKPPRTRWLLPVLLTVQFLVSLDMSVVNIALPDIGDDLGFGADSLLWVVNAYALAFGGLLMLGGRLADLAGRRRTLIAGFAVFGIASLAGGLAQTPGQLVAARAVQGAGAAALAPVALALITVNYAAGSARSRALGLWGAAGALGGAVGVMAGGVLTDWAGWRSVMLINVPVVLGALLLSRRGVPADRRTGPAPRLDVLGALLVTAGMALLVLGLVRTETYAWGSGTTLGTLGAAALLLAAFAVVESRQREPLLRLGLLKNRPVASANAFALLMSSGQFAAFYFTSLYLQEVMSYGSTRAGAAFLPFCVGVVAGSVISARKVGRFGERALLVTGGLLGAAGFVWFALTVGPGGTFLGSIVGPSLVASVGIGMCFVPLGTAATSGVAAEETGMASGLLNSSRQLGGSLGLAVLVTVASGVTGSGRGPGALADGYATAFGVAAALLVAAAVATAVLHRAPARLRPAETYAQEESSKNLGDDVDPGVSRSTHG, from the coding sequence ATGGTGAATCCCGCTGACTCGAAGCCCCCGCGGACCCGTTGGCTGCTGCCGGTGCTGCTCACCGTGCAGTTCCTGGTCTCCCTGGACATGTCCGTCGTGAACATCGCGCTGCCCGACATCGGCGACGACCTCGGCTTCGGAGCCGATTCGCTGCTCTGGGTCGTCAACGCCTACGCGCTCGCCTTCGGTGGCCTCCTCATGCTGGGCGGGCGCCTCGCCGACCTGGCCGGGCGGCGGCGCACCCTGATCGCCGGGTTCGCGGTCTTCGGCATCGCGAGCCTGGCGGGCGGGCTCGCGCAGACGCCGGGGCAGCTCGTCGCGGCGCGGGCCGTGCAGGGCGCAGGCGCGGCGGCGCTCGCTCCTGTCGCGCTCGCGCTGATCACCGTCAACTACGCGGCCGGGTCCGCGCGTTCACGGGCGCTCGGGCTCTGGGGCGCTGCGGGCGCGCTCGGCGGTGCGGTCGGAGTGATGGCGGGCGGGGTGCTCACCGACTGGGCGGGCTGGCGCTCCGTGATGCTGATCAACGTCCCCGTGGTGCTCGGCGCGCTCCTCCTCTCGCGCCGCGGCGTGCCCGCCGACCGGCGCACCGGGCCCGCGCCGCGCCTCGACGTACTGGGCGCGCTGCTCGTCACGGCGGGCATGGCGCTGCTCGTCCTCGGCCTCGTCCGCACGGAGACGTACGCATGGGGATCCGGCACGACGCTTGGCACCCTCGGCGCTGCGGCCCTGCTGCTCGCCGCGTTCGCCGTCGTCGAGTCCCGGCAGCGTGAGCCGCTGCTCCGGCTCGGCCTGCTCAAGAACCGCCCCGTGGCCTCCGCGAACGCCTTCGCGCTGCTGATGTCGTCGGGGCAGTTCGCCGCCTTCTACTTCACCTCGCTCTATCTCCAGGAGGTCATGTCCTACGGGTCGACGCGGGCGGGGGCGGCGTTCCTGCCGTTCTGCGTGGGCGTCGTCGCCGGGTCGGTGATCTCGGCACGGAAGGTCGGGCGCTTCGGGGAACGGGCGCTGCTGGTGACCGGAGGGCTGCTCGGAGCGGCGGGGTTCGTGTGGTTCGCCCTCACCGTCGGGCCCGGCGGCACCTTCCTGGGATCCATCGTGGGGCCCTCGCTGGTGGCGAGCGTCGGCATCGGCATGTGCTTCGTGCCGCTGGGCACGGCGGCGACGTCCGGCGTCGCCGCCGAGGAGACCGGCATGGCATCGGGGCTGCTCAACAGCTCCCGGCAGCTGGGCGGCTCGCTGGGGCTCGCGGTCCTGGTGACGGTGGCGTCGGGCGTCACGGGGTCAGGGCGGGGGCCCGGCGCGCTCGCGGACGGGTACGCGACGGCGTTCGGTGTCGCCGCGGCGCTGCTCGTGGCGGCAGCGGTGGCCACGGCCGTGCTGCATCGTGCTCCCGCACGGCTGCGACCTGCGGAAACGTACGCCCAAGAAGAATCTTCGAAGAATCTGGGCGACGATGTCGATCCGGGCGTCTCCCGTTCGACGCATGGGTGA
- a CDS encoding TetR/AcrR family transcriptional regulator has translation MAAESESTDAAPPAAAEKPVEQKKKRGRPSRIDLDTIVGIARRILQEEGVAALSMRRVAKEVGTTPMALYHHVRDKDELLMLTLSGTADSVPRPELPDDPRDRLLAVSLHMHGTLARMPWVVEVLSLGDLTDKGALWMVEEIIDSCMTCGLTPAEAVAAYRTIWHCVYGDLVFRQAMARRAEEPDRRRHFPGMLTDADAEELPHMTALAGRWLELTADYDVAKQLGAVIDGLLGQARRP, from the coding sequence GTGGCAGCAGAATCGGAAAGCACAGACGCGGCACCACCGGCGGCCGCGGAGAAACCCGTCGAGCAGAAGAAGAAACGCGGCCGCCCCAGCCGCATCGACCTCGACACGATCGTCGGCATCGCGCGCCGCATCCTCCAGGAGGAGGGCGTGGCCGCCCTGAGCATGCGCAGGGTCGCCAAGGAGGTCGGCACGACCCCGATGGCCCTCTACCACCACGTGCGCGACAAGGACGAGCTCCTGATGCTCACCCTGTCCGGCACGGCCGATTCAGTCCCGCGCCCGGAGCTCCCCGACGACCCGCGCGACCGGCTGCTCGCGGTCTCCCTGCACATGCACGGCACGCTGGCGCGGATGCCCTGGGTGGTCGAGGTGCTGAGCCTGGGCGACCTCACCGACAAGGGCGCCCTGTGGATGGTCGAGGAGATCATCGACTCCTGCATGACCTGCGGCCTGACCCCGGCCGAGGCCGTCGCCGCCTACCGCACCATCTGGCACTGCGTCTACGGCGACCTGGTCTTCCGCCAGGCGATGGCCCGCCGCGCCGAGGAGCCGGACCGCAGGCGCCACTTCCCCGGCATGCTCACGGACGCGGACGCCGAGGAACTCCCCCACATGACCGCACTCGCCGGCCGCTGGCTGGAACTGACGGCGGACTACGACGTGGCCAAGCAGCTGGGAGCGGTCATCGACGGGCTCCTTGGGCAGGCGCGACGCCCCTGA
- the tsaD gene encoding tRNA (adenosine(37)-N6)-threonylcarbamoyltransferase complex transferase subunit TsaD has translation MADSRDQPLVLGIETSCDETGVGIVRGTTLLADAIASSVDEHARFGGVVPEVASRAHLEAMVPTIDRALKEAGVAASDLDGIAVTAGPGLAGALLVGVSAAKAYAYALGKPLYGVNHLASHICVDQLEHGTLPEPTMALLVSGGHSSLLLSTDITSDVRPLGATIDDAAGEAFDKIARVLNLGFPGGPVIDRYAKEGDPNAIAFPRGLTGPRDAAYDFSFSGLKTSVARWIEAKRAAGEEVPVRDVSASFQEAVVDVLTRKAVRACKDEGVDHLMIGGGVAANTRLRALAQERCEAAGIRLRVPRPKLCTDNGAMVAALGAEMVARNRSASDWDLSADSSLPVTEPHVPGHAHSHDHDHDHVHEVSKENLYS, from the coding sequence ATGGCTGACTCGCGCGATCAACCTCTCGTTCTCGGCATCGAGACCTCCTGCGACGAGACCGGCGTCGGCATCGTCCGCGGCACCACCCTGCTCGCCGATGCCATCGCCTCCAGCGTCGACGAGCACGCGCGCTTCGGCGGCGTCGTGCCCGAGGTCGCCTCGCGCGCGCACCTGGAGGCGATGGTGCCGACCATCGACCGCGCGCTGAAGGAGGCGGGGGTCGCCGCCTCCGACCTCGACGGCATCGCGGTGACAGCCGGTCCCGGCCTCGCGGGCGCGCTGCTCGTGGGCGTCTCGGCGGCCAAGGCGTACGCGTACGCGCTCGGCAAGCCGCTGTACGGCGTGAACCACCTGGCCTCGCACATCTGCGTCGACCAGCTGGAGCACGGCACGCTGCCCGAGCCGACGATGGCGCTGCTCGTCTCCGGCGGCCACTCCTCGCTGCTGCTCTCCACCGACATCACCTCGGACGTACGTCCCCTGGGCGCGACCATCGACGACGCGGCGGGCGAGGCCTTCGACAAGATCGCGCGGGTGCTCAACCTCGGCTTCCCCGGCGGCCCCGTCATCGACCGGTACGCGAAGGAGGGCGACCCGAACGCGATCGCCTTCCCGCGCGGCCTGACAGGCCCGCGCGACGCCGCGTACGACTTCTCCTTCTCCGGCCTGAAGACCTCCGTCGCGCGCTGGATCGAGGCCAAGCGGGCCGCGGGCGAGGAGGTGCCCGTCCGTGACGTGTCGGCGTCCTTCCAGGAGGCGGTCGTCGACGTGCTGACCCGCAAGGCCGTGCGGGCCTGCAAGGACGAGGGCGTGGACCACCTGATGATCGGCGGCGGCGTGGCGGCCAACACGCGGCTGCGGGCGCTGGCCCAGGAGCGGTGCGAGGCGGCCGGGATCCGGCTGCGGGTGCCGCGGCCGAAGCTGTGCACGGACAACGGCGCGATGGTGGCCGCGCTGGGCGCGGAGATGGTGGCCCGTAACCGCTCGGCCTCCGACTGGGACCTGTCGGCGGACTCCTCGCTGCCGGTGACGGAACCGCACGTCCCGGGCCACGCGCACAGCCACGACCACGACCACGACCATGTGCACGAGGTCAGCAAGGAGAACCTGTACTCGTGA
- the rimI gene encoding ribosomal protein S18-alanine N-acetyltransferase, with translation MRWWDIEPVFVLEKELFPDDAWSRGMFWSELAHARGPLATRRYVVAVDGDRLVGYAGLASAGDQADVQTIAVAPSHWGTGLGSRLLTDLLGAATAFECAEVMLEVRVDNTRAQKLYERFGFEPIGFRRGYYQPGNVDALVMRLTDPSTSVQGTDTHG, from the coding sequence ATGCGCTGGTGGGACATCGAGCCCGTCTTCGTCCTGGAGAAGGAGCTCTTCCCGGACGACGCCTGGTCGCGCGGCATGTTCTGGTCCGAGCTCGCCCACGCCCGCGGGCCGCTGGCCACCCGCCGCTATGTGGTCGCCGTGGACGGGGACCGGCTCGTCGGGTACGCGGGGCTCGCGTCGGCCGGCGACCAGGCCGACGTGCAGACCATCGCGGTGGCCCCGAGCCACTGGGGCACGGGGCTCGGCTCCCGGCTCCTGACCGACCTGCTGGGCGCGGCCACCGCCTTCGAGTGCGCCGAGGTCATGCTCGAGGTGCGGGTCGACAACACACGGGCCCAGAAGCTGTACGAGCGCTTCGGCTTCGAACCCATCGGCTTCCGGCGGGGCTACTACCAGCCGGGCAATGTGGACGCCCTGGTCATGCGTCTGACCGATCCCTCAACTTCCGTACAAGGAACCGACACCCATGGCTGA
- the tsaB gene encoding tRNA (adenosine(37)-N6)-threonylcarbamoyltransferase complex dimerization subunit type 1 TsaB — MLLLALDTATPAVTVALHDGASVLAASSQVDARRHGELLLPAVDRVLADAGLRLDAVTGIVVGVGPGPYTGLRVGLMTADTFGLALGVPVHGVCTLDGLAYESGIESGPFVVATDARRKEVYWARYADPRTRLTEAAVDRPADIADAVAGLPAVGAGAVLYPETFTDARAPEHVSAAALASLAAEKLAAGEELLAPRPLYLRRPDAQVPKNYKVVTPK; from the coding sequence GTGCTCTTGCTCGCTCTGGATACCGCCACCCCCGCCGTCACCGTCGCGCTGCACGACGGCGCCTCCGTCCTCGCAGCCTCCAGCCAGGTGGACGCCCGCCGCCACGGCGAGCTGCTGCTGCCCGCCGTCGACCGCGTGCTCGCCGACGCCGGGCTCAGACTCGACGCCGTGACCGGCATCGTCGTCGGCGTGGGCCCCGGCCCCTACACCGGCCTGCGTGTCGGCCTGATGACCGCCGACACCTTCGGCCTCGCGCTCGGCGTGCCGGTGCACGGGGTGTGCACGCTCGACGGGCTCGCGTACGAGTCCGGCATCGAGAGCGGCCCCTTCGTCGTCGCCACGGACGCGCGGCGCAAGGAGGTCTACTGGGCGCGGTACGCGGACCCGCGCACCCGCCTCACCGAGGCCGCCGTGGACCGCCCCGCCGACATCGCGGACGCGGTGGCTGGCCTGCCCGCCGTCGGCGCGGGCGCCGTGCTCTACCCCGAGACCTTCACCGACGCCCGCGCCCCCGAGCATGTCTCGGCGGCCGCTCTCGCCTCGCTCGCCGCGGAGAAGCTCGCCGCCGGTGAGGAGCTGCTGGCCCCGCGGCCGCTGTACCTGCGCCGCCCGGACGCGCAGGTCCCCAAGAACTACAAGGTGGTCACCCCCAAGTGA
- the tsaE gene encoding tRNA (adenosine(37)-N6)-threonylcarbamoyltransferase complex ATPase subunit type 1 TsaE, giving the protein MEAPHNPAPVNSLGITVTSPEQMGDLGRRLAKLLRPGDLVMLTGELGAGKTTLTRGLGEGLGVRGAVTSPTFVIARVHPSLSEGPPLVHVDAYRLGGGLDEMEDLDLDVSLPESVIVVEWGDGKVEELSDDRLRVVIDRAVGDTTDEVREVTLTGVGTRWAEADLTLLSA; this is encoded by the coding sequence ATGGAAGCACCGCACAACCCGGCCCCCGTGAACTCCCTCGGCATCACCGTCACCTCCCCCGAGCAGATGGGGGACCTGGGTCGCCGCCTCGCCAAACTGCTCCGCCCCGGTGACCTCGTGATGCTCACCGGCGAGCTCGGCGCCGGCAAGACGACGCTCACCCGCGGCCTGGGCGAAGGCCTCGGCGTCCGGGGCGCCGTCACCTCCCCGACCTTCGTCATCGCCCGCGTCCATCCGTCCCTGTCCGAGGGACCGCCCCTGGTGCATGTGGACGCGTACCGCCTGGGCGGCGGTCTCGACGAGATGGAGGACCTCGACCTCGACGTCTCGCTGCCCGAATCGGTGATCGTCGTGGAGTGGGGCGACGGCAAGGTCGAGGAACTCTCGGACGATCGGCTGCGCGTCGTCATCGACCGGGCCGTCGGCGACACGACGGACGAGGTGCGCGAAGTGACGCTGACCGGGGTCGGGACGCGGTGGGCCGAGGCCGACCTCACGCTGCTTTCGGCCTGA
- the alr gene encoding alanine racemase, protein MTETAPLRARAEIDLAALRANVRTLRAHAPGAAFMAVVKADAYGHGMVPCARAAVEAGATWVGAATPEEALALRAAGIQGHLMCWLWTPGGPWREGVEADLDMSVSGLWALREVSAAARAVGRTARIQLKADTGLGRAGCMPADWPELVSQARQAEAEGLVRVTGIWSHFACADEPGHPSITAQLTLFREMIAAAEERGIRPEVRHIANSPGTLTLPETHFDLVRPGIAMYGISPSPEVGTPEEFGLRPVMTLSASLALVKHVPGGHGVSYGHHYVTPGDTTLGLVPVGYGDGIPRHASGTGPVLVGGKWRTVAGRIAMDQFVVDLGGDEPEVGSEAVLFGPGDRGEPTAENWAQAAGTIAYEIVTRIGSRVPRVYANERPDD, encoded by the coding sequence ATGACTGAGACCGCACCCTTGCGTGCCCGCGCCGAGATCGACCTGGCCGCCCTCCGGGCCAACGTGCGGACTTTGCGCGCCCACGCCCCAGGCGCCGCCTTCATGGCCGTCGTGAAGGCGGACGCGTACGGCCATGGGATGGTGCCCTGCGCCCGCGCCGCCGTCGAGGCGGGCGCCACCTGGGTGGGCGCCGCGACGCCCGAGGAGGCGCTCGCGCTGCGGGCCGCCGGGATCCAGGGGCACCTCATGTGCTGGCTGTGGACTCCGGGCGGGCCCTGGCGCGAGGGCGTCGAGGCCGATCTCGACATGTCGGTGAGCGGGCTCTGGGCGCTGCGCGAAGTGTCCGCCGCCGCGCGGGCCGTGGGGCGCACCGCGCGTATCCAGCTGAAGGCCGACACCGGCCTCGGGCGGGCCGGCTGCATGCCCGCCGACTGGCCCGAGCTCGTCTCGCAGGCACGCCAGGCCGAGGCCGAGGGCCTGGTGCGCGTCACGGGGATCTGGTCGCACTTCGCGTGCGCCGACGAGCCGGGGCATCCGTCCATCACCGCTCAACTCACCCTCTTCCGCGAGATGATCGCGGCCGCCGAGGAGCGCGGGATCCGCCCCGAGGTGCGGCACATCGCCAACTCGCCGGGCACACTCACGCTTCCGGAGACCCACTTCGATCTCGTACGACCGGGGATCGCGATGTACGGGATCTCGCCGAGCCCCGAGGTCGGCACCCCGGAGGAGTTCGGCCTGCGGCCCGTCATGACGCTCAGCGCCTCGCTCGCCCTCGTGAAGCACGTCCCGGGGGGTCACGGCGTCAGTTACGGGCATCACTACGTCACACCCGGCGACACGACCCTGGGCCTCGTCCCGGTCGGGTACGGGGACGGGATCCCGCGCCACGCGTCCGGCACGGGCCCCGTGCTCGTCGGCGGCAAGTGGCGCACGGTCGCGGGGCGCATCGCCATGGACCAGTTCGTGGTCGACCTCGGCGGCGACGAGCCGGAGGTGGGCTCCGAAGCGGTCCTGTTCGGTCCCGGTGACCGGGGCGAGCCGACCGCCGAGAACTGGGCGCAGGCGGCGGGCACCATCGCGTACGAAATCGTCACCCGCATCGGATCGCGTGTCCCGCGCGTCTATGCCAATGAGCGACCCGACGACTGA